In the genome of Phyllobacterium zundukense, one region contains:
- a CDS encoding response regulator: MTRILIADDHEIVRQGVKAILSKRERWQIVGEAADGRDAVGQARLTEPEIAILDYALPFINGVEAARQIRLHSPKTEVLIFTQHDNEALLRNILEAGVRGYLLKSDATQYLIQAVEALEHRQPFFTKTVSDMLVSSYLAKSDAASSILTSRETAVVKLIAEGHSNKETAAVLGLSEKTIESHRAAAMRKLDAKSTAALVRYAIRNRLIEA, from the coding sequence ATGACACGGATTCTGATCGCGGACGATCACGAGATCGTCCGGCAAGGCGTGAAAGCGATTCTGTCGAAGCGAGAACGCTGGCAAATCGTCGGGGAAGCAGCCGACGGGCGCGACGCTGTCGGGCAGGCGCGGCTGACCGAACCGGAAATCGCCATTCTCGACTACGCCCTGCCCTTCATCAATGGTGTGGAAGCAGCACGGCAAATCCGCCTGCACAGTCCAAAGACCGAGGTCCTGATATTTACCCAGCACGATAATGAAGCTCTGCTGCGCAATATTCTTGAAGCGGGCGTGCGCGGCTATCTGCTGAAATCCGATGCCACGCAATATCTCATCCAGGCGGTGGAAGCATTGGAGCACCGCCAGCCGTTCTTTACGAAGACGGTGTCCGACATGCTCGTGTCATCCTATCTCGCTAAATCCGATGCTGCGTCGAGCATTCTCACCTCGCGCGAAACGGCAGTGGTCAAACTGATCGCCGAGGGTCACAGCAACAAGGAGACGGCAGCAGTGCTTGGCCTCAGCGAGAAGACCATCGAAAGCCACCGGGCAGCTGCAATGCGGAAACTGGATGCCAAGTCCACCGCCGCGCTTGTTCGATATGCCATACGAAACCGGTTGATCGAGGCTTGA